The following proteins are co-located in the Triticum aestivum cultivar Chinese Spring chromosome 1A, IWGSC CS RefSeq v2.1, whole genome shotgun sequence genome:
- the LOC123185817 gene encoding uncharacterized protein encodes MQSSSPQSPHPHETLAAESRSPSRLRRDGSTPTPMIVDQMPMPQKRRRRRRRPLEGVSRRRLGDGGASLSGSLVDPDSDSSSRVDGGSPPPGLPDDEPAMSGSVVDSDGGSPPPDEPATEPRYHEIVASRLAQLELPVGSEWDLAGFSDIPSREILEALTRKSFHDDESRAALVQYQIQCFLNEETQEGRDRDSQDSAVVVVAEPANDAITKQQHKSDCEKLGARMTEIETYTELDQEETNKFHLKYALYRIKACLLLKGVPVDKIDDAALERKYPPELIVKNDYFFHYVQDGFFGWYFDSELCYKKSLSDYQRLVIFNDGGLEYTRWSRYRAFYSTPDADRDYLQYWETIVKEIKWLEQYLLTNESSIEWARIHSKATFQACRIAAGFQNMTLELAAAGLHEYIWNARMDLMFEKDRDGVFYQIWKRVNDNHQLSFRDALEQVYGENLYSAHDRSMKYELNYGDSNMERVFARCTKGISDSVPEYKARELIAQEIRWTSLCSGTYEQYARKKLKIAELIGLIPKDKIVAA; translated from the exons atgcagTCCTCGTCTCCCCAATCCCCCCATCCACACGAAACCCTAGCGGCCGAATCGCGATCCCCTTCCCGTCTCCGTCGCGACGGCTCCACCCCTACCCCTATGATCGTCGATCAGATGCCGATGCCGCAGAagcggcgccgccgccggaggaggccTCTTGAAGGAGTGTCCCGCCGGCGCCTTGGTGACGGTGGCGCATCCTTGTCTGGATCCCTTGTCGATCCGGACTCTGATAGCAGCAGCCGTGTGGATGGAGGCTCTCCGCCGCCCGGACTCCCCGACGACGAGCCTGCTATGTCTGGATCCGTCGTCGATTCCGATGGAGGCTCTCCGCCGCCCGACGAGCCTGCAACAGAGCCAAGGTACCATGAAATTGTTGCCTCGCGCCTCGCCCAATTGGAATTGCCAGTCGGCTCGGAATGGGACTTGGCCGGTTTTTCAGATATCCCTTCCCGTGAAATCCTCGAAGCCCTTACTCGTAAATCTTTCCATGATGATGAGTCGCGAGCTGCTCTAGTACAATATCAAATCCAGTGTTTCTTGAACGAGGAGACCCAGGAGGGACGAGACAGAGATTCACAAGATTCGGCCGTCGTTGTTGTTGCTGAACCGGCCAATGATGCTATCACGAAGCAGCAACACAAAAGCGACTGTGAAAAGCTAGGGGCCCGCATGACTGAAATTGAGACTTACACCGAACTGGACCAAGAGGAGACCAACAAGTTCCATCTCAAGTATGCGCTTTATCGCATCAAAGCTTGCCTG CTGCTGAAAGGAGTGCCGGTTGACAAGATTGATGATGCTGCGTTGGAACGCAAGTACCCTCCAGAGCTTATCGTCAAGAACGACTACTTCTTTCACTACGTCCAAGATGGCTTCTTTGGTTGGTATTTTGATTCCGAACTCTGTTACAAAAAGTCCTTGAGCGACTACCAGCGGCTAGTCATTTTCAATGAT GGTGGCCTTGAGTATACAAGGTGGAGTAGATACCGAGCATTTTATAGCACCCCTGACGCTGATAGAGATTATCTCCAATACTGGGAAACAATTGTGAAGGAAATTAAA TGGCTTGAACAGTATTTGCTGACAAATGAGTCGTCTATTGAG TGGGCGCGTATACATTCAAAGGCCACATTCCAAGCATGTAGGATCGCAGCTGGGTTTCAGAACATGACTCTGGAACTAGCAGCTGCTGGTTTGCAT GAGTATATATGGAATGCACGCATGGATCTCATGTTTGAGAAAGATCGTGATGGTGTCTTCTATCAGATTTGGAAGCGGGTCAATGATAATCATCAG CTGAGTTTCAGAGATGCTCTTGAGCAAGTTTATGGTGAAAACTTGTATTCAGCACACGACCGCAGTATGAAGTATGAGCTGAATTACGGCGATTCCAACATGGAGCGTGTT TTTGCTCGGTGCACAAAAGGCATTAGTGACAGT GTTCCAGAATATAAAGCCCGTGAGCTTATTGCACAAGAAATTCGTTGGACG AGTTTGTGTTCTGGAACGTATGAGCAGTATGCcaggaagaagctgaagattgCAGAACTCATAGGATTAATTCCCAAGGACAAGATAGTAGCTGCATAG